In Aphelocoma coerulescens isolate FSJ_1873_10779 chromosome 3, UR_Acoe_1.0, whole genome shotgun sequence, a single window of DNA contains:
- the LOC138106997 gene encoding serine/threonine-protein kinase pim-1-like, giving the protein PSAGPPPARPCPARRGAASAGLSPYWQRRRWKCRSLWCWRSSTLFWLRLARALARPRPRTRPLRRFRPEPPRCRPAPAPSPAASSAASPAASPLRTPPLVSSAAGPGAAREAAAPGGPGQNAESAVPPARAEKPPLEQLYRQGPLLGSGGCGSVYSGTRLADGAPVAIKRVSRDRIPEWARLHNGALVPLELALLWMVSRPGFRGVVRLLDWFELPDGFALVMERPERCQDLWYFLEERGFLTEPVARGLFRQVLEAVRHCTSRGVLHRDIKAENVLVDLATGEAKLIDFGCGTVLQDTFYTRMSGTPEYSPPEWILFGCYHGQPATIWSLGILLYELVCGHLPFNTDEDIIRGQLFFPPRVSQECQHLIRWCLSMDPAHRPSLEDLFEHSWLQDRHLAQERAEIHPSAQ; this is encoded by the exons ccctcggcggggccgccccctgcccgcccctgcccggcccgccgcggtgccgcctccgccgggctctcTCCGTACTGGCAGCGGCGCCGCTGGAAGTGCCGCtcgctctggtgctggcggagcagcacgctcttttggctccgcctggcgcgggccctggcccggccccggccccgaacGAGGCCCCTCCGGCGcttccgcccggagccgccccgctgccgcccggctCCCGCCCCGTCCCCGGCAGCGTCGTCCGCAGCATCGCCGGCAGCTTCCCCGCTCCGAACTCCGCCGCTCGTCAgctcggccgccggccccggggcggctcGGGAAGCAGCAGCGCCCGGGGGCCCCGGGCAGAATGCCGAGAGCGCGGTGCCGCCCGCACGGGCGGAGAAgcctcccctggagcagctctaccGGCAGGGCCCGCtgctggggagcggcggctgcggcagcgTTTACTCCGGGACCCGGCTCGCCGACGGCGCCCCG gtggccatcaagcgaGTGTCCCGCGATCGCATCCCGGAGTGGGCGCGGCTG CACAACggcgcccttgtgcccctggagctggcgCTGCTCTGGATGGTGTCGCGCCCTGGCTTCCGCGGCGTGGTGCGGCTCCTGGACTGGTTCGAGCTGCCCGACGGCTTcgcgctggtcatggagcgtccggagcgcTGTCAGGACCTCTGGTACTTCCTGGAGGAGCGGGGCTTCCTGACGGAGCCCGTGGCGCGGgggctgttccgccaggtgctggaggccgtgcggcactgcaccagccgcggcgtcctgcaccgcgaCATCAAGGCCGAGAACGTCCTCgtcgacctggccaccggcgaggcaaagctcatcgacttcgggtgCGGCACGGTCCTCCAGGACACCTTCTACACCCGAATGTCAG GCACGCCGGAGTACAGCCCGCCGGAGTGGATCCTCTTTGGCTGCTACCATGGCCAGCCAgccaccatctggtccctgggcatcctgctctatgagctggtctgtgggCACCTTCCTTTCAACACGGATGAGGACATCATCCGGGGCCAGCTCTTCTTCCCGCCCCGGGTGTCTCAAG agtgccagcacctcatccgGTGGTGTTTATCCATGGACCCCGCgcacaggccgtccttggaagacctGTTTGAGCATTCTTGGCTGCAGGACCGTCACCTGGCCCAGGAGAGAGCAGAGATCCATCCCTCTGCACAGTAG